The proteins below come from a single Candidatus Stygibacter australis genomic window:
- a CDS encoding sigma-54 dependent transcriptional regulator gives MAKILICEDKVEARETLRDILLEQGYEVFEAENGKLGVETFRKESPDLVFLDIYMPVMEGLSALGEIMKLNPEQIVIMLTASADIKQSVKAMKLGAHDYITKPFDLEELFIIIKNALKTNSLHREVRELKKQLANRQSDLVIGDSRAIKNIIKSIDLVSPTGMSVLITGESGTGKEVFAQLIHRRSERKDYPFVAVDCGAIPENLIESELFGYEKGAFTGADHSRQGKFEAAHRGTLMLDEITNLSFDGQAKLLRALEERQIRHVGGNKDIPVDVRVIATTNLNLQEVLKDGKFRLDLYHRLNEFQIHLPPLRERREDIPEFARYFLKIANQELGKQVGSFKPEALEYICEHDWQGNVRELKHVLKRAVLMCESRELTLEDLIPNPLSAHPGSKAEDIFDLDGNFYDIVSDLEKQLINNALINSEGNKTKAAEYLGMNRKALYRKMKSLELE, from the coding sequence ATGGCAAAAATCCTGATCTGCGAAGATAAGGTGGAAGCAAGGGAGACACTGCGGGATATCCTTTTGGAACAGGGATACGAGGTGTTTGAAGCAGAAAATGGAAAGCTGGGTGTGGAAACTTTTCGGAAAGAAAGCCCAGATCTGGTGTTTCTGGATATATATATGCCGGTAATGGAAGGATTGAGTGCACTGGGTGAGATCATGAAGCTGAATCCAGAACAGATAGTGATCATGCTAACGGCATCAGCAGATATCAAGCAGAGCGTGAAGGCAATGAAGCTGGGAGCGCATGATTATATCACCAAACCCTTTGACCTGGAAGAATTATTTATCATCATCAAAAATGCCTTAAAGACCAATTCGCTGCATAGAGAAGTTCGCGAGCTCAAAAAGCAGCTTGCCAATCGCCAAAGCGATCTAGTGATAGGTGACAGCAGAGCGATCAAGAATATTATTAAATCTATAGATCTGGTTTCACCAACCGGGATGAGCGTGTTAATTACAGGAGAGAGTGGAACCGGTAAAGAGGTTTTTGCTCAATTGATCCACCGACGCAGCGAGCGGAAGGATTATCCCTTTGTGGCAGTAGATTGTGGTGCGATACCTGAGAACTTGATCGAAAGCGAATTATTTGGGTATGAGAAGGGTGCTTTCACTGGTGCAGATCATTCACGTCAGGGTAAATTTGAAGCAGCACATCGCGGGACATTGATGCTTGATGAGATCACAAATCTATCATTTGACGGGCAGGCTAAACTCTTACGGGCATTGGAGGAACGTCAGATCAGGCACGTAGGTGGCAACAAGGATATCCCTGTGGACGTACGCGTGATAGCAACTACAAATTTGAATTTACAGGAAGTTCTTAAGGATGGTAAATTCCGGCTTGATCTCTATCATCGGTTAAATGAATTTCAGATACATTTACCACCATTGAGGGAACGTAGAGAAGATATACCTGAGTTCGCCAGATATTTTTTGAAAATAGCCAACCAGGAACTGGGAAAGCAGGTGGGATCATTCAAGCCAGAGGCATTGGAATATATCTGCGAGCATGACTGGCAGGGCAATGTGCGAGAGCTGAAGCATGTATTAAAGAGGGCAGTTCTGATGTGCGAAAGCAGAGAATTGACTTTAGAGGATCTAATTCCTAATCCGCTGTCGGCACATCCTGGGTCAAAGGCAGAAGATATATTTGATCTGGATGGTAATTTTTATGATATAGTATCGGATCTGGAGAAGCAGCTTATAAATAATGCACTGATAAATTCTGAGGGGAATAAGACAAAGGCTGCAGAATATCTGGGAATGAATCGCAAAGCACTCTATCGCAAGATGAAAAGCCTGGAACTGGAATAA
- a CDS encoding ATP-binding protein, whose product MNNDQLLTEAQKIRNQSPSKALDILNRIDISQYPDPHQKISIYKEYVFNLVHMSKTDLAKEYIDKIGNLLPETNDMSDQIYYHKVRGIIDIERGNFSTGIDEFMRVLDLAHKYNDINIIYNETINIGVLFRNLKKNDQSLKYFLQAQKIAEANDFDQSELMLNLIAVNSEVGDIDEAIKIGLELEKKYEKGNNLIRKISCCINIGNAYSSKQEYDKAIKYFEKANNLINDTELENRYSDVKYQLAAVLESSGKVKEAIPHLKFALESAEEQEKLGDQEKILRLLASCYDKIGDCKLAYDTLKKSYEIHELIMDETTKEKIARYQATLEVQDKLNEKEQLMMIYARQAEMGQMIAAIAHQWRQPLNGLSIILDSIYDAWEFDELDEDSLHTKIVSGKEVIFSMNNTIKDFRSFFEEKQEYDIFNVREVIEKSIRFTDYRFINENIKLDFKIKDNCLLSGSSNQLLQVILIILNNAFDAFAGKDKNAAYVSIHQEIKDNLSWIRISDNAGGIKPELIDQIFSLNFSTKSNDENSGIGLYLAKMIIEHKFLGSISVANSNNGAVFLIKTPLYKQ is encoded by the coding sequence ATGAATAATGACCAGTTATTAACAGAAGCTCAAAAAATCCGAAATCAGTCACCCTCTAAGGCGCTGGATATCCTGAACAGGATCGACATTTCACAATATCCTGATCCACATCAGAAGATTTCTATTTATAAGGAATACGTCTTTAACCTGGTGCATATGAGTAAAACAGACTTAGCCAAAGAATATATAGATAAAATCGGAAATCTGCTTCCGGAAACTAATGATATGTCAGATCAAATATATTATCATAAGGTTCGGGGAATAATTGATATTGAGAGAGGTAACTTCTCTACTGGCATAGATGAATTTATGAGAGTTCTGGATCTGGCACATAAATATAATGACATTAATATCATCTATAATGAGACAATTAATATTGGAGTACTATTTCGGAATCTAAAAAAGAATGACCAGTCTTTGAAATATTTTCTTCAGGCGCAGAAAATTGCCGAAGCTAATGATTTTGATCAATCGGAACTGATGCTAAACCTGATTGCTGTGAATTCAGAAGTGGGTGATATAGATGAAGCCATTAAAATTGGATTAGAACTGGAAAAGAAATATGAGAAAGGTAATAATTTAATCCGTAAGATATCATGCTGTATCAATATTGGCAATGCCTATTCCTCAAAGCAGGAATATGATAAAGCAATCAAGTATTTTGAGAAAGCTAATAATTTGATCAATGATACTGAGTTAGAGAATCGCTATTCTGATGTTAAATATCAGCTGGCAGCAGTCTTGGAGAGTTCCGGGAAAGTAAAGGAGGCAATCCCTCATCTGAAATTTGCGCTTGAATCAGCGGAGGAACAGGAAAAATTGGGCGATCAGGAAAAAATATTGCGATTACTGGCATCCTGTTACGACAAAATCGGTGACTGCAAACTTGCTTATGATACACTTAAGAAGTCTTATGAAATACATGAATTAATCATGGATGAAACTACAAAAGAAAAAATTGCCCGTTATCAAGCGACTCTGGAAGTGCAAGACAAACTGAATGAAAAGGAACAACTGATGATGATCTATGCCAGGCAGGCAGAGATGGGGCAGATGATAGCTGCAATTGCACACCAGTGGAGACAGCCTTTGAATGGACTTTCCATAATTCTGGATTCAATCTATGATGCCTGGGAATTTGATGAACTGGATGAGGATTCACTACATACTAAAATAGTTTCTGGTAAAGAAGTGATCTTTTCCATGAATAATACGATCAAAGATTTCCGCTCTTTCTTTGAGGAAAAGCAGGAATACGATATTTTTAATGTACGGGAAGTGATTGAAAAATCTATTCGATTTACTGATTATCGTTTCATAAATGAAAATATTAAACTCGATTTCAAAATAAAAGATAATTGCCTTCTCTCAGGCAGCAGTAATCAATTGCTGCAGGTTATTCTTATAATACTTAATAATGCTTTTGATGCTTTTGCCGGAAAAGATAAAAATGCGGCTTATGTATCAATACATCAGGAGATTAAGGATAATTTATCCTGGATAAGGATATCTGATAATGCTGGTGGGATCAAACCTGAGCTGATTGACCAGATCTTCTCACTTAACTTCTCAACCAAATCTAATGATGAAAATAGCGGGATTGGTCTTTATCTGGCAAAAATGATCATCGAACATAAATTCCTGGGGAGTATTTCGGTTGCTAATAGTAATAATGGAGCCGTATTTCTGATCAAAACACCTCTTTATAAACAGTAA
- a CDS encoding HU family DNA-binding protein, giving the protein MTKADLVKKVADATGIIRKDVALAVDAFLDAIKDSMEEGHHIEIRGFGTFKLKTRKARMGRNPKTDEKVQVPERVVPTFKFSRAFKEEVDSSNK; this is encoded by the coding sequence ATGACTAAAGCTGATTTAGTAAAGAAAGTTGCTGATGCCACAGGAATTATCCGCAAGGATGTCGCTCTGGCTGTTGATGCATTCCTGGATGCCATTAAAGACTCTATGGAAGAAGGTCACCATATCGAAATTAGAGGTTTTGGTACATTTAAACTTAAAACCCGTAAAGCACGCATGGGCCGCAACCCCAAAACTGATGAAAAAGTTCAGGTTCCCGAAAGAGTAGTTCCTACTTTTAAATTCTCACGTGCTTTCAAAGAAGAAGTAGATTCTTCAAACAAATAA
- a CDS encoding helix-turn-helix domain-containing protein, with protein MPGKLTKDLVRIGLTEVEANAYLALLDHYKVSARELSLITGIFRTQTYDVLKNLIKKGLCTEVFDKVKTYVPVDPELAFDPIIRDIDEQAKTARNLTRQLHQMFLSNQSIEHSNDKLIEVLRSSSAVHKRLKSYLETTTKVILSFNKPPYQLRLNGDKGDLLACSPHDSSKIVHKSIFQIDSTNPRHSLEVAQKFQALGETVKLARFLPMKMMIFDNTRVFYLLTADNSISESDTATFIRHPEITLTLINSFWVEWQRSITLDEFQQELDNEKLNPSSKAKSVP; from the coding sequence ATGCCCGGAAAGCTCACTAAGGATCTTGTTAGAATAGGTCTTACTGAAGTTGAAGCTAATGCCTATCTTGCTCTTCTTGATCATTATAAAGTGTCTGCCAGGGAATTGTCATTAATTACCGGCATCTTCCGAACGCAGACTTATGACGTGCTAAAAAATCTTATCAAAAAAGGATTGTGCACCGAAGTATTTGATAAAGTGAAAACCTATGTTCCTGTGGACCCTGAACTTGCCTTTGATCCCATAATACGGGATATTGACGAGCAGGCAAAAACAGCTCGGAATCTTACCCGGCAGCTTCACCAGATGTTTTTATCTAACCAGAGTATTGAGCACAGCAATGATAAATTGATTGAGGTCTTAAGATCATCTAGCGCAGTACACAAAAGATTGAAGTCATATCTGGAGACTACAACCAAGGTTATTTTATCCTTTAACAAGCCACCTTACCAGCTCAGGCTGAATGGCGATAAAGGAGATTTGCTTGCCTGTTCTCCGCACGATTCCAGTAAAATTGTGCATAAGTCTATCTTTCAAATAGATAGCACTAATCCCAGGCATTCGCTGGAAGTTGCTCAAAAATTCCAGGCACTTGGTGAAACGGTAAAGCTAGCACGATTTCTGCCCATGAAGATGATGATCTTTGATAATACCAGAGTATTTTATCTTCTGACAGCAGATAATTCAATTTCAGAAAGTGACACCGCTACCTTTATCCGACATCCAGAGATCACACTGACTTTGATAAATTCTTTCTGGGTAGAATGGCAACGCAGCATCACACTGGATGAATTCCAGCAGGAACTGGATAATGAAAAATTAAATCCCTCCTCAAAAGCAAAGAGCGTCCCTTAA
- a CDS encoding Gfo/Idh/MocA family oxidoreductase, whose protein sequence is METKKLGLVGCGRISSKHFSAIAQIEGAEIISCCDIIEQRAQDAAREHGIKSVYTSYDKMLIDEKFDAILICTPSGMHPEMGIKAAEKGIHVITEKPMGISLAAADELVKACDANQVQLFVVKQNRLNPAIQLLRKAINKGRFGKIFSLNATVRWSRPQHYYDQAKWRGTWEFDGGAFMNQASHYMDLIQWLGGPVDSVMAMTATLDHNIETEDMGTGIIRFRNGMLGTVEVTMNIFPRNLEGSITVMGKKGTVKIGGIAVNKVEHWEFKDYEDDDKLIQQCDTNPTSVYGFGHQGYLKNVIDVLHGIGEPETDGREGRKSLEIILAMYESAKNGKRVPLPLKI, encoded by the coding sequence ATGGAGACAAAGAAATTAGGATTAGTAGGTTGTGGGCGTATATCCAGCAAGCATTTTTCGGCAATTGCGCAAATAGAAGGTGCCGAGATTATCAGTTGTTGTGATATTATTGAACAAAGGGCACAAGATGCAGCTCGGGAACATGGGATTAAATCAGTATATACCAGTTACGATAAGATGTTGATTGATGAGAAATTTGATGCTATATTGATTTGTACTCCCAGTGGTATGCATCCTGAGATGGGGATCAAGGCAGCAGAGAAAGGCATTCATGTGATAACAGAGAAGCCAATGGGGATAAGCCTGGCAGCAGCAGATGAATTAGTTAAAGCCTGCGATGCTAATCAGGTTCAGCTCTTTGTAGTGAAACAAAACAGACTCAATCCTGCAATTCAATTATTAAGAAAGGCTATAAATAAAGGTAGATTTGGGAAGATATTCAGTTTAAATGCCACAGTTCGCTGGTCGCGTCCTCAGCATTATTATGATCAGGCAAAATGGAGGGGAACCTGGGAATTTGACGGTGGAGCCTTTATGAATCAGGCATCTCATTACATGGACCTTATCCAATGGCTGGGTGGTCCGGTTGATAGTGTGATGGCAATGACGGCAACTTTGGATCATAATATTGAAACAGAGGATATGGGAACCGGGATCATCCGATTCCGCAATGGGATGCTGGGAACCGTGGAAGTAACGATGAATATTTTTCCCAGGAATCTGGAAGGTTCCATCACAGTTATGGGGAAAAAGGGAACAGTGAAAATAGGTGGTATAGCAGTCAATAAAGTAGAGCACTGGGAATTTAAGGATTATGAAGATGATGATAAACTTATTCAGCAATGTGACACTAATCCGACCAGTGTATATGGTTTTGGTCATCAGGGATATTTGAAAAATGTGATTGATGTACTCCATGGAATTGGTGAACCGGAAACAGATGGGAGAGAAGGCAGAAAATCACTTGAGATTATCCTGGCAATGTATGAATCTGCGAAAAATGGCAAGCGAGTGCCATTACCATTGAAAATTTAA
- a CDS encoding polyprenyl synthetase family protein, which translates to MEAGLREYLPAKDEYPQNLNEAMNYAVFSGGKRLRPILFFATYEILMGRKNLNRLNRVLPAAVALELVHNASLVHDDLPSMDNSLERRGLPSVHIKYSPATAILAGDALITKAFEVLTDIKNRSHAVKCIDVLTRALSTRGMIGGQAVDLISQNKKININVLKYIHMKKTGALLQAAIEMACVLNDTEENLTITLGNYALNLGLAYQIVDDVLDEVGTYEVLGKEPGSDARGNKATYPSLIGLEKSKKTAEKLLRDCYNLIKNMEGNEVLIEYINQVKERLP; encoded by the coding sequence TTGGAAGCAGGTTTAAGAGAATATTTACCTGCCAAAGACGAATATCCTCAGAATCTGAATGAAGCAATGAATTATGCTGTGTTCAGTGGGGGGAAAAGGCTCAGACCTATATTGTTTTTTGCTACTTATGAGATATTAATGGGTAGAAAGAATCTTAATCGACTGAATAGGGTATTACCCGCAGCAGTAGCTTTGGAGCTCGTTCATAACGCATCTCTGGTGCATGATGATCTACCCAGTATGGATAACTCACTGGAACGGAGAGGATTGCCATCAGTGCATATAAAGTATTCTCCTGCAACTGCAATTTTGGCTGGAGACGCTCTTATCACTAAGGCTTTTGAAGTCTTGACTGATATAAAAAACCGTTCTCATGCGGTAAAATGCATAGATGTGCTCACAAGAGCGCTTAGTACGCGGGGAATGATTGGTGGTCAGGCGGTGGATCTGATTTCCCAAAACAAAAAGATAAATATTAATGTCTTGAAATATATCCACATGAAAAAGACCGGTGCCTTGCTTCAGGCAGCTATAGAAATGGCATGTGTTTTAAATGACACAGAGGAAAATCTTACTATAACTTTAGGAAATTATGCTTTGAACCTTGGACTTGCCTATCAGATAGTTGATGATGTTCTGGATGAAGTGGGAACCTATGAAGTACTTGGTAAAGAACCAGGTTCTGATGCTCGAGGTAATAAAGCAACATATCCCAGCCTGATTGGACTTGAGAAATCCAAAAAAACTGCTGAGAAACTTCTGCGTGATTGCTATAATCTCATCAAAAATATGGAAGGTAATGAGGTTCTGATTGAGTACATCAACCAGGTGAAGGAACGCTTACCATAG
- a CDS encoding geranylgeranylglycerol-phosphate geranylgeranyltransferase, with protein MSYLKIIRPFNLLFVGLCIAFGALYPEYRISGIWKIISAVLSGVFVAAAGYTVNDYYDIEIDRINKPDRVLPSGSMKSNNALIYSIILFLIGIIFSYFTRSIICLLTAFINSMFLFLYARFFKREFIVGNLLVAYASASCFIFGGIAGKNIENSLIIAFFAFFYTFLREIVKDLEDIKGDSFAGASTIAIRWEKKKVVSICLIPVLAIIAFTTYLFILKGLANSQFILLLFFVILPILIFYRIIASQNKVEIYNKISRLMKLDMLVLLIIFAIGRFI; from the coding sequence TTGAGCTATTTAAAAATAATCCGACCTTTTAATCTTTTATTTGTGGGTTTGTGCATTGCTTTTGGTGCTCTGTATCCAGAATACCGGATCTCTGGGATCTGGAAAATTATTTCAGCGGTTCTTTCAGGGGTTTTTGTCGCTGCTGCGGGTTATACTGTGAATGATTATTATGATATTGAAATAGATAGAATTAATAAGCCGGATAGAGTATTGCCATCAGGTTCCATGAAAAGCAATAATGCTCTGATATACAGTATCATTCTTTTCCTGATCGGAATAATATTCTCCTATTTTACCAGGAGTATCATCTGTCTTTTAACAGCCTTCATTAATTCCATGTTTCTATTTTTATATGCCAGATTTTTTAAACGGGAATTTATTGTAGGTAATCTGCTGGTAGCTTATGCATCTGCTTCCTGCTTTATCTTTGGAGGAATAGCTGGGAAGAATATAGAAAACAGCTTGATAATCGCATTTTTTGCTTTCTTCTATACTTTCCTGAGAGAGATTGTAAAAGACCTGGAAGATATCAAAGGAGATAGTTTTGCAGGAGCAAGTACAATAGCAATTCGCTGGGAAAAAAAGAAAGTTGTCAGTATTTGTCTAATCCCTGTTCTGGCGATAATTGCGTTCACCACATATTTATTCATTCTGAAGGGCTTGGCAAATTCTCAATTTATACTGTTACTTTTCTTTGTGATTTTACCAATATTGATATTTTACCGGATCATAGCATCACAAAACAAGGTGGAAATCTATAATAAAATATCCCGATTAATGAAACTTGATATGCTTGTTTTATTGATCATATTTGCTATAGGAAGATTTATATGA
- a CDS encoding geranylgeranylglyceryl/heptaprenylglyceryl phosphate synthase → MNTYKRLVEMSRNQANYFCLLDPDNLSAEEAKEYAVKSEENGADGILVGGSLMYRDSFEENLKIIKESVKNIPVLIFPGLFNFVSPYADALLLLSVVSSRNAQMLIGEQVRAAPLIRKYGIEAIGTGYLLIDGGNNSSVQYMSHSMPIPHAKDDIAAVHALAAQYIGMKIIYMDAGSGAKKPISNSMISLVKSDINIPLIVGGGIKDPDTAAQKAAAGADFVVTGNILEKGFDIHLIREFARAIHSSRKK, encoded by the coding sequence ATGAATACTTATAAGCGGTTAGTTGAAATGTCTCGTAATCAGGCAAACTATTTTTGCCTGTTAGATCCCGATAATCTGAGTGCAGAGGAAGCAAAAGAATATGCTGTAAAAAGTGAAGAGAATGGGGCAGATGGCATCCTGGTGGGCGGTAGCCTGATGTATCGAGACAGTTTTGAAGAGAATTTGAAAATTATCAAGGAATCGGTTAAAAACATTCCGGTTTTAATATTTCCAGGGCTGTTCAATTTTGTTTCACCCTATGCTGACGCTTTGCTTTTGCTTTCTGTAGTATCCTCAAGAAATGCCCAGATGCTGATCGGTGAGCAGGTGAGAGCAGCACCATTGATAAGAAAATATGGAATTGAAGCGATAGGTACCGGATATTTGCTCATTGATGGAGGGAATAATTCATCTGTGCAATATATGAGCCACAGTATGCCGATTCCACATGCCAAAGATGATATTGCTGCGGTTCATGCTTTGGCAGCACAATATATCGGGATGAAGATCATCTATATGGATGCTGGCAGCGGAGCCAAAAAACCAATCTCAAACAGCATGATCTCTCTGGTAAAATCTGATATTAATATTCCTCTCATAGTGGGAGGAGGCATAAAAGATCCTGATACTGCAGCACAAAAGGCAGCTGCTGGAGCAGATTTCGTGGTAACTGGCAATATTCTGGAAAAGGGTTTCGATATCCATCTGATCAGGGAATTTGCCCGGGCAATCCACAGTAGTAGAAAAAAATGA